In one window of Niallia sp. Man26 DNA:
- a CDS encoding RidA family protein, with the protein MTNIKTYNHDLWDHGITQGYSVNSTIYISGQFSHDKDGMFIGKENIEAQTRQTFENLDRVLEEFGVTKSNLAYVEIFLTNPQEHSEPVISLFKEYLEQHRPAGSLIGVTYLAFPEQLIEVKAVAHTE; encoded by the coding sequence ATGACTAATATTAAAACCTACAATCACGACCTATGGGATCACGGCATTACACAAGGATACAGCGTCAACAGTACTATCTATATTTCTGGTCAATTTTCCCACGATAAGGATGGTATGTTCATTGGCAAGGAGAATATTGAAGCTCAGACGCGACAAACATTTGAGAACCTCGATCGAGTATTGGAGGAATTTGGTGTCACGAAGTCCAACCTCGCTTATGTGGAAATCTTTCTAACAAATCCGCAAGAGCACTCCGAGCCTGTCATCAGTCTGTTCAAGGAATATCTAGAACAACACAGACCAGCTGGCAGCCTCATCGGCGTGACTTACCTGGCATTCCCAGAGCAATTGATTGAAGTCAAGGCTGTCGCACACACTGAATAA
- a CDS encoding helix-turn-helix domain-containing protein, translating to MSMADFKEKVNIQETPFGYTLSVVGGKWKMLILYLLSENQPVRFNEMKRRLGTITFKTLSSQLKDLEADGMVRRKEYPQIPPKVEYSLTHKGETLLPVLEQLCEWGEKNRDN from the coding sequence ATGAGTATGGCTGATTTTAAAGAAAAGGTAAATATCCAAGAGACACCTTTCGGATATACATTGTCTGTTGTTGGAGGGAAATGGAAAATGTTAATTCTGTATCTCCTTTCGGAAAATCAACCCGTTCGCTTTAATGAGATGAAAAGAAGATTAGGTACTATCACCTTTAAAACATTGAGTTCACAACTGAAAGATTTGGAAGCAGATGGGATGGTTAGACGAAAAGAATATCCTCAAATCCCTCCTAAAGTGGAATACAGTCTTACACATAAAGGAGAAACGCTATTACCTGTTTTAGAACAGTTATGTGAATGGGGAGAAAAAAACCGTGATAATTAA
- a CDS encoding winged helix-turn-helix transcriptional regulator, with the protein MKKFSCGFEVTKEVIGGKWKGLVLYFLMNGPKRTSELKRIVPNITQKMLIQTLRELEASGLVSRKMYNQVPPKVEYSSTELGESLKPILQELCQWGGHYAEQEYAEGEFEIVPPEEAS; encoded by the coding sequence ATGAAAAAATTCAGTTGTGGTTTTGAAGTGACAAAGGAAGTTATTGGCGGAAAGTGGAAAGGTCTTGTATTATACTTTTTAATGAATGGACCAAAGAGAACAAGTGAATTAAAGCGCATTGTCCCAAATATAACTCAGAAAATGCTGATTCAAACACTTAGAGAGCTTGAAGCCAGTGGACTCGTGAGCAGAAAGATGTATAATCAAGTACCGCCGAAGGTTGAATATTCATCCACTGAACTTGGAGAATCTCTTAAACCTATCTTGCAGGAGCTCTGTCAATGGGGAGGCCATTATGCAGAGCAAGAGTATGCAGAAGGTGAATTCGAAATCGTACCACCAGAAGAGGCTTCATAA
- a CDS encoding SDR family oxidoreductase has protein sequence MGKFEGKIALVTGGTSGIGLATAQKFVDEGAYVYITGRRQNELDKAVNQIGKNVTGVQGDISKLEDLDKLYDIIKQEKGKLDILFANAGTGNFLPLGEITEEQVDRTFDINVKGTIFTVQKALSLFPNKKGSIIVTGSTAGSIGNPAFSVYGASKAALRALVRNWILDLKGTEIRVNVVSPGGILTPAYDELFGDALEEVMENSRNTVPAGKVGTPEEVANAVSFLASEDESSYLTGVELFVDGGLAQV, from the coding sequence ATGGGTAAATTTGAGGGTAAAATAGCGCTTGTAACGGGCGGAACAAGTGGGATTGGTCTTGCTACTGCACAAAAGTTTGTAGACGAAGGTGCATATGTTTATATAACAGGACGCAGACAAAACGAACTTGATAAAGCTGTTAACCAAATTGGCAAGAACGTAACCGGTGTTCAAGGGGATATTTCTAAGCTTGAAGACTTAGACAAACTATATGACATTATAAAGCAGGAAAAAGGTAAGTTGGACATTCTGTTTGCTAATGCAGGCACCGGCAACTTCCTTCCATTAGGCGAAATTACGGAAGAGCAGGTTGATAGAACGTTCGACATTAACGTTAAAGGAACCATCTTTACTGTTCAAAAAGCATTATCGCTTTTCCCGAACAAAAAAGGTTCTATTATTGTAACGGGCTCTACTGCTGGATCAATTGGAAACCCAGCGTTTAGTGTATATGGAGCATCTAAAGCAGCATTAAGAGCATTAGTTCGCAACTGGATTCTTGACCTAAAAGGTACTGAAATCCGTGTAAATGTGGTTAGTCCAGGAGGTATTCTTACACCTGCATACGATGAGCTTTTTGGTGATGCACTTGAAGAAGTAATGGAAAATAGTAGAAATACTGTTCCAGCTGGAAAAGTTGGGACACCTGAAGAAGTAGCAAACGCTGTATCTTTCCTTGCTTCAGAAGACGAAAGCAGTTACTTGACGGGTGTTGAATTGTTCGTAGATGGTGGGCTAGCACAGGTTTAA
- a CDS encoding IS110 family transposase, with amino-acid sequence MNPVIGLDVSKGESHVQAFLDKGKPYRKSFSITHNLEGLGRLLDFLQDVEKAALGTQPSVVLESTGHYHTPVIQFLEEQKYVYILVNPLISHRAKSSSLRKVKTDAIDAYHLCELYYKEELQPYKKRGIQLLNLRNLTRQQESIAEISAKTKIQLHSLIDQVFPEYRGVFGSLYSKVSLLTLLEFPTSKAVLSVSEKELTDKIASLCKNRSVSWAEEKAQMLIEAALRNPFQNNLYESHIFNLEILIKIVLQYQEHLSKIADEINALAKEIEEYYILQSIPGIGEKIAATIISEIGEIDRFNDAKKLVAFAGIDPSVYSSGRFTASVNRITKRGSCRLRHALYMAVQSGIRDSRKKKTTDEIIPRNRKLREFYDKKREEGKPFRVAVIACVNKLLHWIFALLKKRTTFQDID; translated from the coding sequence ATGAATCCAGTGATTGGTCTGGATGTTTCAAAAGGAGAAAGCCATGTTCAAGCATTTTTAGATAAAGGTAAACCATATCGGAAGAGTTTTAGTATTACACATAATCTAGAGGGTTTAGGTAGGTTATTAGATTTTCTTCAAGATGTTGAAAAAGCAGCTTTGGGTACTCAACCTTCGGTTGTATTAGAGTCAACTGGGCATTATCACACCCCAGTTATTCAGTTTTTAGAGGAACAAAAATATGTATATATTCTCGTCAATCCTCTTATTTCACATAGAGCCAAGAGTTCAAGCCTACGCAAAGTTAAAACAGATGCAATCGATGCTTATCATCTTTGTGAACTGTATTATAAGGAAGAACTACAGCCTTACAAGAAGCGAGGAATTCAACTCTTAAACCTTCGAAATCTAACAAGGCAACAAGAGAGTATTGCAGAAATTTCAGCGAAAACAAAAATACAGTTACATTCCTTAATTGATCAGGTATTCCCTGAGTATCGAGGAGTTTTCGGAAGTTTATACTCAAAAGTATCTTTGCTTACTTTACTAGAATTCCCTACTTCTAAGGCGGTATTAAGTGTCAGTGAAAAAGAATTAACTGATAAAATAGCTTCATTATGTAAGAATCGTTCGGTGTCCTGGGCAGAGGAAAAGGCACAAATGTTAATAGAGGCTGCCCTACGTAATCCATTTCAAAACAATCTCTATGAGAGTCATATTTTCAATCTAGAAATTTTAATTAAGATAGTTCTTCAATACCAAGAGCATCTATCCAAGATTGCAGATGAAATAAATGCTCTCGCTAAAGAAATTGAAGAGTATTATATTCTTCAATCTATCCCTGGAATCGGAGAAAAAATCGCTGCCACGATTATATCCGAAATTGGAGAAATAGATCGATTTAATGATGCCAAGAAACTTGTTGCATTCGCTGGGATAGATCCTAGTGTGTACTCATCTGGGAGGTTTACCGCATCGGTGAATCGAATAACGAAACGTGGCTCATGTAGACTTCGCCACGCCTTATATATGGCTGTTCAAAGTGGTATAAGGGATAGTCGTAAAAAGAAGACAACCGACGAGATTATTCCACGCAATCGAAAACTAAGAGAGTTTTATGATAAGAAACGAGAAGAAGGAAAACCCTTTAGGGTAGCCGTTATTGCATGTGTAAACAAGCTCTTACACTGGATCTTTGCCTTATTAAAAAAACGAACAACTTTCCAAGATATAGATTAA
- a CDS encoding EVE domain-containing protein, protein MHHEKRYWIGVASRDHVLNAVQGGFAQLCHGKQAPLRKMSTGDWIIYYSPKVNYKESAPHQKFTAIGKIIDEDVFQVNMGNDFVPFRRNIDFIPSIETPIKPLISKLSFIKNTKYWGYSFRYGHIEISEKDFKLIAEKMVNRKGD, encoded by the coding sequence ATGCATCATGAAAAAAGGTACTGGATTGGTGTTGCTTCTCGTGATCATGTTTTAAATGCAGTCCAAGGTGGATTCGCTCAGCTTTGTCATGGCAAACAAGCGCCTTTAAGAAAGATGAGCACTGGTGATTGGATAATTTATTACTCTCCCAAGGTTAATTATAAAGAAAGTGCTCCTCATCAAAAATTTACTGCTATAGGAAAAATTATTGATGAAGATGTTTTTCAGGTGAATATGGGAAATGATTTTGTACCTTTCCGAAGAAATATTGATTTTATTCCTAGCATTGAAACACCCATTAAACCACTAATTTCAAAACTGTCATTTATTAAAAATACAAAATACTGGGGTTATTCCTTTCGATATGGTCATATAGAAATAAGCGAAAAAGATTTTAAACTAATAGCAGAAAAAATGGTTAATAGAAAAGGAGATTAG
- a CDS encoding rhodanese-like domain-containing protein: protein MNALDYFKARLEATVSPMDYLRSAQVDPERYFLIDVRNGPEHVRSLTIKNANIIPQQELQERIHEIPKNKEIIVYCWDVWCNTAAKVAVFLLERGYKVKELSGGIAAWKEMNFPVSDAPLNVNPSDNCGC from the coding sequence ATGAATGCACTCGATTATTTTAAAGCACGTCTGGAAGCAACTGTTAGTCCTATGGATTATTTAAGATCGGCACAAGTCGATCCAGAAAGATACTTCTTAATTGATGTAAGAAACGGTCCTGAACATGTAAGAAGTCTAACAATAAAAAATGCTAATATTATTCCTCAACAAGAGTTGCAAGAGCGAATACATGAAATTCCTAAAAATAAAGAAATTATTGTATACTGTTGGGATGTCTGGTGTAATACAGCAGCTAAAGTAGCAGTATTTTTGTTAGAGCGTGGTTACAAAGTAAAAGAGTTGTCTGGTGGGATAGCTGCGTGGAAAGAAATGAATTTTCCTGTCTCAGATGCTCCTCTAAATGTTAATCCATCTGATAATTGTGGATGCTAA
- a CDS encoding MarR family transcriptional regulator — protein MEKWNQSYGFLLGKVLQQMETKFAEGLTPYKINARQYGVLLFISGNPYSSQKDISENLQIDRTTMVSHIDHLETLGFVERTRNPNDRRSYSLLITSKGTQVLDSRWEFLMETELEVLTPLNNQEKQLLKEFLVKIWNQL, from the coding sequence TTGGAAAAATGGAATCAATCTTATGGCTTTTTACTAGGAAAAGTTCTTCAACAAATGGAAACTAAATTTGCTGAAGGACTGACCCCTTATAAAATTAATGCTAGACAATATGGAGTCCTTTTATTTATTAGCGGAAACCCTTATTCTTCACAAAAGGATATTTCCGAAAATCTACAAATTGATCGGACGACAATGGTTAGCCATATCGATCACCTAGAAACTTTAGGATTTGTAGAGAGAACTAGAAATCCTAATGATAGAAGATCCTATAGTCTTTTAATCACATCAAAAGGGACTCAAGTTTTAGATTCACGTTGGGAATTTCTAATGGAAACGGAATTAGAAGTACTCACCCCTTTAAACAATCAAGAAAAACAATTGCTTAAGGAATTTCTTGTGAAAATTTGGAACCAACTATAA
- a CDS encoding NTTRR-F1 domain yields MSLLNLITNSGFETGNLNGWVFPENSTVTNQYSHSGTYSALLEQGIEPAYIGKFVPAGTGENLELIVSLAKDSNLQSPAVLIQVFFFGQNFELIGTGLSTYLPANRLPNAQTAIGKKYI; encoded by the coding sequence ATGAGTTTATTAAATTTAATCACTAATAGTGGATTTGAAACAGGAAATTTAAATGGTTGGGTTTTCCCTGAAAATTCCACTGTTACAAATCAGTATTCTCATTCGGGAACATATTCTGCTTTGCTTGAACAGGGAATTGAACCGGCCTATATTGGAAAATTTGTCCCTGCCGGAACGGGGGAGAATTTAGAACTTATTGTATCTTTAGCTAAGGATAGTAATTTACAGTCTCCTGCAGTGTTAATTCAAGTTTTCTTTTTTGGACAAAATTTTGAGCTTATAGGAACTGGTTTATCGACCTATCTTCCAGCAAACAGGCTACCAAATGCACAAACAGCGATTGGCAAGAAGTATATTTAA
- a CDS encoding ABC transporter ATP-binding protein gives MLALDIRNVNKSYQNFQLKNVSFQLEKGYIMGFIGANGAGKTTTIQSILNMTHMDSGEIHILGKNMVEYELELKQEIGYAMGGVDFYTRSKVKALTDVIKRFYANWDNETYSNYLRKFKLDENKRIAELSMGMKVKYSIAIALSHGAKLLILDEPTSGLDPVARDELLDIFQGLVADGEISILFSTHITTDLEKCADFITFIENGQIVRSGEKEEFKESYLILNGATTQLHQVKDRLISYKINSFGFTGLILAKDYDFSWNMKAVTPSLEEIMVYFAKKEVVYV, from the coding sequence GTGCTTGCATTGGACATTCGAAACGTAAATAAGAGTTACCAAAACTTTCAACTTAAAAACGTATCATTCCAACTGGAGAAAGGCTATATTATGGGTTTTATCGGTGCTAACGGCGCAGGGAAGACCACGACGATACAATCAATTTTGAATATGACCCACATGGATAGCGGGGAAATTCACATATTGGGGAAAAATATGGTTGAGTACGAACTTGAGTTGAAGCAGGAAATTGGATATGCCATGGGCGGCGTAGACTTTTATACCCGAAGCAAAGTAAAGGCCTTGACTGATGTAATTAAGAGGTTCTATGCCAATTGGGATAATGAAACGTACAGCAATTACCTTCGGAAATTCAAGTTGGATGAAAACAAAAGGATTGCCGAACTATCGATGGGAATGAAGGTGAAATACAGTATTGCCATTGCCTTATCCCATGGGGCAAAACTTCTTATTCTTGACGAACCGACCAGCGGGCTTGACCCGGTTGCAAGGGACGAATTGTTGGATATCTTCCAAGGACTCGTCGCTGACGGAGAAATTAGTATTTTGTTCTCGACCCATATTACTACAGATTTAGAGAAATGCGCTGATTTTATAACCTTCATTGAAAATGGGCAAATCGTCCGCAGTGGTGAGAAGGAAGAGTTTAAAGAGTCTTATCTTATTCTAAATGGTGCCACAACTCAACTGCACCAAGTGAAGGACAGATTGATCTCCTATAAGATAAATTCATTTGGATTTACGGGTTTGATTCTTGCAAAAGACTACGATTTCTCATGGAACATGAAGGCAGTAACACCGAGCCTTGAGGAGATTATGGTTTATTTTGCGAAGAAGGAGGTTGTGTATGTATAA
- a CDS encoding ABC-2 transporter permease gives MYNLVMKDVRLAVPPFFFLFPFLFGALMLIPGWIYFIVLLYFCWITIPNVFNQFKAQNDLMFTSVLPVAKKDMVKARIIVIVGLELLHIVTAAIFGSVSLILYPNVTYYFFPPNMGFWGLNLIMLAIFNIIFIPMFYKTAYRFGFALCAAVTAAMLFAGISQWLGIQNPILNGIFYGTDAQEMTLQTFILIAGILVFALLSFIAYRLAVKRFLRVEI, from the coding sequence ATGTATAATCTGGTGATGAAAGATGTTAGATTGGCTGTCCCACCCTTTTTTTTCCTGTTTCCTTTCTTGTTTGGTGCTTTAATGCTCATTCCGGGTTGGATTTACTTTATTGTCCTGCTATATTTCTGCTGGATTACGATTCCGAATGTGTTCAACCAATTTAAAGCGCAAAACGATTTGATGTTTACGTCCGTGTTACCCGTTGCCAAAAAAGATATGGTAAAGGCAAGGATAATCGTTATCGTCGGCTTAGAGCTGTTGCATATTGTGACTGCGGCGATTTTCGGTTCCGTTTCCCTGATTTTATATCCAAATGTAACCTATTATTTCTTCCCACCAAATATGGGTTTCTGGGGCTTAAACCTTATCATGCTTGCAATTTTTAACATCATCTTTATCCCGATGTTTTATAAGACGGCTTATAGATTTGGCTTTGCGCTGTGCGCAGCTGTTACGGCCGCCATGCTTTTCGCCGGAATCTCGCAATGGCTTGGCATTCAAAATCCTATATTGAATGGTATTTTCTATGGAACCGATGCACAAGAAATGACGCTTCAAACATTCATTTTAATTGCTGGAATTTTGGTCTTTGCGTTGCTCTCCTTCATCGCCTATCGGCTTGCGGTCAAACGATTCCTTCGAGTGGAAATTTAA
- a CDS encoding GntR family transcriptional regulator — translation MNIAISNASDKPIYQQLYEQISSQILKGELENGYCLPPIRQAAKELTISVITVKKAWEELERCGLIHTIKGKGCFVAELSNDIKMQIRNEMILNQMVLDTSYYKSFGLTLDEVLEMIKKVY, via the coding sequence ATGAACATCGCAATCTCGAACGCATCTGACAAACCAATTTATCAGCAGCTTTATGAGCAAATTAGCTCCCAGATTCTAAAAGGAGAGTTGGAAAACGGCTATTGTCTCCCACCGATCCGACAAGCAGCTAAGGAGCTTACCATCAGTGTGATTACCGTTAAAAAGGCTTGGGAAGAACTAGAAAGATGCGGGTTGATCCATACCATAAAGGGAAAGGGTTGTTTTGTCGCCGAACTATCCAATGATATAAAAATGCAAATTCGTAATGAAATGATTCTTAATCAAATGGTTCTCGATACCTCCTACTACAAATCCTTCGGCCTTACCTTGGATGAGGTGTTGGAGATGATAAAGAAGGTATATTAG
- a CDS encoding FAD-dependent monooxygenase, which yields MKAIIIGAGIGGLSTAIALRKIGIDVNVFESKDEVRFSGAGLAISANAVRALQELGVGDQVVREGKVLEELRILTPTGKVLQRKETALISPKYGIDNVAIERGKLLELLMRALGQEQLVHTGKTCRRFEQNAFGVTVEFEDGSSEEGDLLIAADGIHSTIRETLLPNAKPRYAGYTCWRAVVQTGPNLKEYDSKLFTETWGRKGRFGLVPLPDNRIYWFACVNAKVDEPQF from the coding sequence ATGAAAGCAATTATCATAGGCGCAGGCATAGGAGGACTTAGCACAGCTATTGCTCTTCGGAAAATAGGGATTGACGTGAACGTTTTTGAAAGCAAGGATGAAGTACGTTTCTCAGGTGCAGGTCTTGCAATTAGCGCGAATGCTGTCCGGGCATTGCAGGAGTTAGGTGTAGGTGACCAGGTTGTTCGGGAAGGGAAGGTATTGGAGGAACTTCGTATCCTAACACCCACTGGGAAAGTCCTGCAACGGAAGGAGACAGCGTTAATAAGCCCCAAGTATGGAATTGACAATGTGGCGATTGAGCGTGGAAAGCTCCTGGAATTGCTAATGAGAGCTTTAGGTCAAGAGCAACTTGTCCATACTGGAAAGACTTGTAGGCGTTTTGAACAAAATGCTTTTGGGGTGACAGTAGAGTTTGAAGACGGTTCATCGGAGGAAGGAGATTTGCTAATCGCTGCGGACGGCATTCACTCCACCATTCGTGAGACACTGCTACCTAATGCAAAACCACGGTATGCAGGATATACCTGTTGGAGGGCGGTTGTCCAGACAGGTCCAAATTTGAAGGAATATGACTCGAAATTATTTACAGAAACTTGGGGTCGTAAGGGACGCTTCGGCTTGGTTCCTTTGCCGGACAACCGAATCTATTGGTTTGCATGTGTTAATGCCAAAGTAGATGAACCTCAATTTTAA
- a CDS encoding FAD-dependent monooxygenase, with protein sequence MQNLLKIFEGYHEPIPGILAQSSVHQFLHHDIYDLPPIERFAFGNIVLLGDSAHAMTPNMGQGAGQSIEDAVILAGHLKRSATIKEALKRYEDERIGRTSLIAKMSNRIGRVAQLNNRVSVSLRDSLFPHIPAKVMEKQLKYLYDVKFEGLL encoded by the coding sequence GTGCAGAATTTACTCAAGATTTTTGAAGGCTACCACGAGCCAATCCCTGGCATACTGGCGCAATCGTCTGTTCACCAATTTCTCCACCATGATATTTATGATTTGCCACCAATCGAGCGCTTTGCATTTGGAAACATTGTTCTGCTCGGTGACTCGGCTCATGCCATGACGCCCAATATGGGGCAAGGGGCCGGACAGTCTATTGAAGATGCAGTTATTCTCGCAGGACACTTAAAACGGAGTGCTACAATTAAAGAGGCATTGAAAAGATATGAAGACGAACGAATTGGGCGGACCAGTCTAATTGCAAAAATGTCAAACCGAATTGGAAGGGTTGCACAGTTGAATAACCGCGTTTCAGTATCTCTTCGAGATTCACTATTTCCTCATATACCAGCCAAGGTTATGGAGAAACAGTTGAAATATCTGTATGATGTGAAGTTCGAAGGGTTGCTGTAA
- a CDS encoding DUF3841 domain-containing protein encodes MKVYTVQRLETYYRMREQGYLIGDEKFVWEDFKKPYQWMMKQMEKKIEGYNGKDYPIWVWKRKVNRNEHALLSKGIKGVILTLEIPEDKILWSDFDHWHFVLNNGPITESEDEWERYLEDEESYPTEDSWEKIFDFNLLRSLDNDWNGKFNEDWIQGVTPKITMSMVKKVTRFIAKGSKHY; translated from the coding sequence ATGAAAGTTTATACAGTACAACGGTTAGAAACATATTACCGAATGAGGGAACAAGGATATTTAATCGGTGATGAGAAGTTCGTTTGGGAAGACTTTAAGAAACCTTACCAATGGATGATGAAGCAAATGGAAAAGAAGATTGAAGGATACAACGGAAAGGACTACCCTATTTGGGTTTGGAAGAGAAAAGTTAATAGAAATGAACATGCTTTGCTTAGTAAAGGGATAAAAGGAGTAATACTTACTTTAGAAATACCTGAAGATAAAATTTTATGGTCTGACTTTGATCATTGGCATTTTGTACTTAATAATGGTCCAATTACAGAGTCAGAGGACGAATGGGAAAGATATTTAGAGGATGAGGAGAGTTATCCTACTGAAGATTCGTGGGAAAAAATTTTTGACTTTAATCTATTGAGAAGTCTCGATAATGACTGGAATGGTAAATTCAATGAAGACTGGATTCAAGGTGTTACACCAAAGATTACTATGAGTATGGTCAAAAAAGTAACAAGATTTATTGCTAAAGGTAGTAAACATTATTAA
- a CDS encoding DinB family protein, translating into MNVYSNGVIKQMELAVNSIIKLIDTISEEELNIRPTAGKWSIGELLSHISVLCKADFLIGAGASEEELDHFYVDSEPEATKLAIKEALINNFNYLKEGVTSFREEELLRETTSFFGVKHSRYEWLLDTQAHLFHHRAQLHSLIVHVLKREPNVQLFE; encoded by the coding sequence ATGAACGTTTACAGCAATGGTGTTATCAAACAAATGGAATTGGCTGTTAACTCTATAATTAAGTTAATAGACACTATAAGTGAGGAAGAACTGAATATAAGGCCGACTGCTGGTAAATGGTCAATTGGTGAGCTACTTTCACATATATCTGTTTTATGCAAAGCAGATTTTTTAATCGGTGCTGGTGCTTCAGAAGAGGAATTAGACCATTTCTATGTAGATTCTGAACCAGAAGCTACTAAATTAGCAATAAAGGAAGCCCTTATTAACAATTTTAATTATTTAAAGGAAGGCGTAACATCATTTCGGGAAGAGGAGTTGTTACGTGAAACCACTTCTTTTTTTGGAGTAAAACATTCTAGATACGAATGGCTGTTGGATACACAGGCTCATCTATTTCATCACCGTGCACAGTTACACTCATTAATCGTACATGTATTGAAGCGTGAGCCGAACGTCCAATTATTTGAGTAA
- a CDS encoding DUF3231 family protein encodes MEKSALTSSEIGSLRAEYINGTATNIINKYMFSIIEDKAIKELFNIAIKTFGQQKNEIGNFFVKEGFPVPIGFNETDLYLGKQKLFSDAFCLNYLHIMTIHGTLGHNTALCISVRKDLRTFYDSCSTAGNKMYHKTIELLLEKGLFQRDPLYYSYEHPTFISSKDFSDGFLGKGRMLAATEIVSLSLNLKKSIMAKTLSIAFSQVAESKEVRKFLTESEKTADGQIKALAKILQVDNLPVPKSLETEVTTSTDSPFSDKLMLFHMGFLFQAAQNYHGAGLASAMRTDLVATYEKTILQNLLVTKNWFDLMVKNKWLEQPPLAPNRNEIAKKN; translated from the coding sequence ATGGAAAAATCAGCCCTTACTTCTTCTGAAATAGGTTCCTTAAGGGCAGAGTATATAAATGGAACAGCCACAAATATTATTAATAAGTATATGTTTTCCATTATAGAAGATAAAGCAATAAAGGAACTATTTAATATCGCTATTAAGACATTTGGCCAACAAAAAAACGAAATTGGTAATTTCTTCGTTAAAGAAGGATTTCCTGTTCCCATTGGATTTAATGAAACTGACTTATATCTTGGAAAACAGAAATTGTTTTCAGATGCATTTTGCCTAAATTATTTACACATCATGACTATACATGGAACTTTAGGGCATAACACAGCACTATGTATTTCAGTCAGAAAAGATTTGAGAACTTTTTACGATTCATGTAGTACTGCAGGAAATAAAATGTATCATAAAACAATTGAGTTATTGCTTGAGAAAGGTTTATTTCAAAGGGATCCACTATACTATTCGTACGAACACCCAACTTTTATTAGCAGTAAAGATTTTAGTGATGGTTTTTTGGGAAAAGGTAGAATGCTTGCCGCTACAGAAATTGTAAGTCTTTCCTTGAACCTTAAGAAAAGTATAATGGCTAAAACTCTTTCCATTGCATTCTCACAGGTAGCAGAATCTAAAGAAGTAAGAAAATTTCTAACTGAGTCAGAAAAGACAGCAGATGGCCAAATAAAAGCATTAGCAAAAATACTTCAAGTGGATAATTTACCCGTTCCAAAATCATTGGAAACAGAAGTTACTACCTCTACTGACTCACCATTTTCAGATAAGTTAATGCTTTTCCATATGGGTTTTTTATTTCAAGCTGCCCAAAATTATCATGGCGCTGGCTTGGCTTCAGCCATGAGAACAGATCTTGTAGCCACTTATGAGAAGACTATTCTACAAAATCTTTTAGTTACCAAAAATTGGTTTGATCTTATGGTGAAAAATAAATGGTTAGAACAACCACCACTTGCACCTAATAGGAACGAAATTGCTAAAAAGAATTAA